A genomic window from Triticum urartu cultivar G1812 chromosome 7, Tu2.1, whole genome shotgun sequence includes:
- the LOC125519042 gene encoding receptor kinase-like protein Xa21, with the protein MEGLASLNLSFNNLEGEVPADGIFSKAASASASIMGNDGLCDGIPQLKLPHCSNLTTMKPTQRLVIILSICGAVLLTALVFALSTFYSKSRKMKANKQTSSIGEQYLRVSYAEVVSATNSFASENLLGAGSFGSVYKGTMRIDDHQVVIAVKVLNLTQRGASRSFVAECETLKCVRHRNLMKILTVCSSIDSQSHDFKALVYEHLPNGNLDKWLNNHPIEDGENRSPDLRVRLQIAIDVASSLEYLHQHKPIPIIHCDLKPSNVLLDGEMIAYVGDFGLARFLHQDSEKSTSWASMRGTIGYAAPGELLAFVALNSLLK; encoded by the coding sequence ATGGAAGGGCTTGCTAGTTTGAATCTCTCATTCAACAACTTGGAGGGTGAGGTTCCAGCAGATGGGATCTTCAGCAAGGCAGCTTCCGCCTCAGCCTCAATTATGGGAAACGATGGCCTGTGTGATGGAATCCCTCAACTGAAGTTGCCACATTGCTCCAACCTCACCACCATGAAACCAACTCAGAGACTGGTCATAATATTGTCCATATGTGGAGCAGTCCTACTTACTGCATTAGTATTTGCACTGTCGACATTCTACAGTAAGAGCAGGAAGATGAAAGCAAACAAGCAGACATCATCCATAGGCGAGCAATATTTAAGGGTTTCTTATGCTGAAGTGGTCAGTGCAACTAATAGTTTTGCTTCAGAGAACCTCCTTGGTGCAGGAAGCTTTGGCTCGGTGTACAAGGGAACAATGAGGATAGATGACCACCAAGTAGTGATTGCTGTGAAGGTGCTCAACCTCACACAGCGAGGTGCATCTCGAAGTTTTGTTGCAGAATGTGAGACCCTGAAATGTGTTCGACATAGGAATCTTATGAAGATATTGACAGTGTGCTCAAGTATTGATTCTCAAAGCCATGACTTCAAGGCCCTCGTGTATGAACACCTACCAAATGGAAATTTAGACAAATGGCTAAACAACCATCCCATAGAAGATGGTGAAAATAGGTCACCGGATCTCCGTGTGAGACTGCAGATTGCAATTGATGTAGCATCATCACTCGAATACCTTCACCAACATAAGCCAATACCAATTATTCACTGTGATCTTAAGCCCagcaatgttctcctcgatggtGAAATGATTGCTTATGTTGGTGATTTTGGGCTTGCAAGGTTTCTACATCAAGACTCAGAGAAATCAACTAGTTGGGCATCAATGAGAGGCACAATAGGCTATGCCGCTCCAGGTGAGCTTTTAGCATTTGTAGCACTTAACTCTCTTCTAAAATAA